The following proteins come from a genomic window of Candidatus Methylomirabilota bacterium:
- a CDS encoding ABC transporter substrate-binding protein — MDAPVTRRDLLKLGAAAVAASAPISMTDLARPRQASAQTPKRGGVFRFPGFDPPNFDPHQNVHWWTFIYLSLTHSGLVRHKAGPSVTPGTLPIEGDLAESWDQPNETTYVFKLRKGVRWHNKPPVNGRELTAEDVAFTFQRAVTIPGNPGRATFQEIDKVEAVDRYTVRFTMKEPFAWFLDSTALAYILPKEAADKEGMFKKPETVIGTGPWMLERYEPNVRLSFVRNPNFFRPGLPYADGIEVRIDIDPASKLAAWLSGQYDFAPELQMTLQRSDLEVIRRRKPNLPMAEFVWLPSTFGVPKLEEEPLKDLRVRRALYMAVDGKQVIETNPFGFGHGSPNPAVPAALREWAIPIDQLPPEGRRLYEPDLAEARRLLAQAGHGSGLRFPVESTGSWGPVFSDVVQSILAQWKTAGVETNLKLKEGNAFIASTLGRKFEKLAMTLRGGATTPDPYLYAGHMPGSPLNTAGVNDPKLTDMLKLQRRTFDEKKRREIIYDIQRLCSQQAYYLYVSPSAKVLSAWEPYVKNFAPNISLDYGGRLMIAWLDK, encoded by the coding sequence ATGGACGCTCCGGTGACTCGTCGCGATCTCCTCAAGCTGGGCGCCGCTGCCGTCGCCGCAAGCGCCCCGATCTCCATGACCGATCTGGCGCGCCCCCGGCAGGCCAGCGCCCAGACGCCCAAGCGTGGCGGCGTCTTCCGCTTCCCCGGCTTCGACCCGCCCAACTTCGACCCGCACCAGAATGTCCACTGGTGGACCTTCATCTATCTCTCGCTGACCCATAGCGGCCTCGTCCGGCACAAGGCGGGGCCCAGCGTGACGCCGGGTACCTTGCCCATCGAAGGTGACCTCGCCGAGTCCTGGGACCAGCCCAACGAGACCACCTACGTCTTCAAGCTCCGCAAGGGCGTCCGGTGGCACAACAAGCCCCCGGTGAACGGCCGGGAGCTGACCGCCGAGGATGTTGCGTTCACCTTCCAGCGGGCCGTCACCATCCCAGGCAACCCCGGGCGGGCCACATTCCAGGAGATCGACAAGGTGGAAGCCGTGGACCGCTACACGGTGCGCTTCACCATGAAGGAGCCCTTCGCCTGGTTCCTGGATTCCACGGCCCTCGCCTACATCCTGCCCAAGGAGGCCGCGGACAAGGAGGGCATGTTCAAGAAGCCGGAAACGGTCATCGGCACCGGCCCCTGGATGCTCGAGCGGTACGAGCCCAACGTGCGCCTGTCGTTCGTGCGGAACCCGAACTTCTTCCGGCCTGGGCTCCCGTACGCCGACGGGATCGAGGTGCGCATCGACATCGACCCCGCGTCGAAGCTCGCGGCCTGGCTCTCCGGCCAGTACGACTTCGCGCCCGAACTCCAGATGACCCTCCAGCGCTCCGACCTCGAGGTCATCCGGCGGCGCAAGCCCAATCTGCCGATGGCCGAATTCGTCTGGCTGCCCTCGACGTTCGGCGTGCCCAAGCTGGAGGAGGAACCGCTGAAGGACCTGCGGGTGCGCCGCGCCCTCTACATGGCCGTCGACGGCAAGCAGGTCATCGAGACGAACCCCTTCGGCTTCGGCCACGGCTCGCCCAACCCCGCGGTCCCGGCCGCCCTCCGCGAGTGGGCCATTCCCATCGACCAGCTCCCGCCCGAAGGCCGGCGCCTCTACGAGCCGGACCTGGCCGAGGCCAGGCGCCTCCTGGCCCAGGCCGGCCACGGCAGTGGCCTCCGGTTCCCCGTCGAGAGCACCGGGAGCTGGGGCCCCGTCTTCTCTGACGTCGTCCAGTCCATCCTCGCGCAGTGGAAGACGGCGGGCGTCGAGACCAACCTCAAGCTCAAGGAGGGCAACGCGTTCATCGCGAGCACGCTCGGCCGGAAGTTCGAGAAGCTGGCGATGACCCTGCGGGGCGGCGCGACCACGCCCGACCCTTACCTGTACGCGGGGCACATGCCGGGCTCGCCGCTGAACACCGCCGGGGTGAACGACCCCAAGCTCACCGACATGCTCAAGCTCCAGCGCCGCACGTTCGACGAGAAGAAGCGGCGGGAGATCATCTACGACATCCAGCGCTTGTGCTCCCAGCAGGCCTACTACCTCTACGTCAGCCCCTCGGCCAAGGTGCTCTCGGCCTGGGAGCCCTACGTCAAGAACTTCGCGCCCAACATCAGTCTCGATTATGGTGGGAGGCTGATGATCGCATGGCTCGACAAGTAG
- a CDS encoding ABC transporter permease — MRKYILRRLLVAIPSLVIASLAVFSLPRMIPGDIVQLMLEEKAYGKDLEDLRAKLGLNRPIYIQYFEWGGRVLRGDLGESLWTKRPVIEELARRVPITLELGFLALFFALLIGVPVGVLAAIRQDTVVDYIFRSLAIVGLSVPGFWKATLVVLLPAIWWGWSPPIRFTEFSKDPWQHILQFIIPAFILGIAAAGAIMRLTRAQLLEVLRQDYVRTAWSKGLRERRVVLKHSLKNALIPVVTVLGLQVSGILGGTVIFEQIFGLPGMGRFLFDAVNQRDYPVIQGVNLLIVTVVVVVNLIVDATYALLDPRIRYS, encoded by the coding sequence ATGCGAAAGTACATTCTGAGACGGTTACTGGTCGCGATCCCGTCGCTCGTGATCGCCTCGCTCGCCGTCTTCTCCCTGCCCCGCATGATCCCGGGCGACATCGTCCAGTTGATGCTCGAGGAGAAGGCCTACGGCAAGGACCTGGAGGACCTCCGCGCCAAGCTCGGACTGAACAGGCCCATCTACATCCAGTACTTCGAATGGGGAGGGCGGGTGCTCCGCGGCGACCTGGGGGAGTCGCTCTGGACCAAGCGGCCGGTGATCGAGGAGCTGGCCCGCCGGGTCCCCATCACCCTCGAGCTGGGGTTCCTGGCGCTCTTCTTCGCCCTGCTCATCGGGGTGCCGGTGGGGGTGCTGGCCGCCATCCGCCAGGACACCGTCGTGGACTACATCTTCCGCAGCCTGGCCATCGTGGGCCTCTCGGTGCCCGGCTTCTGGAAGGCCACCCTGGTGGTGCTGCTCCCGGCCATCTGGTGGGGGTGGAGCCCGCCCATCCGGTTCACCGAGTTCAGCAAGGACCCGTGGCAGCACATCCTGCAGTTCATCATCCCGGCGTTCATCCTGGGTATCGCAGCCGCCGGCGCCATCATGCGCCTCACGCGAGCCCAGCTCCTGGAAGTGCTGCGCCAGGACTACGTGCGGACGGCCTGGTCCAAGGGGCTACGCGAGCGCCGCGTCGTGCTCAAGCACAGCCTGAAGAACGCGCTCATCCCCGTGGTCACCGTGCTCGGCCTGCAGGTCTCGGGCATCCTCGGCGGCACCGTGATCTTCGAGCAGATCTTCGGCCTGCCGGGCATGGGCCGCTTCCTCTTCGACGCCGTCAACCAGCGGGACTACCCGGTCATCCAGGGCGTGAACCTGCTCATCGTCACCGTGGTCGTCGTTGTGAACCTGATCGTCGACGCGACCTACGCGCTGCTCGACCCGCGGATCCGCTACTCATGA
- a CDS encoding ABC transporter permease produces the protein MANHAEALPAPVVLRQPGRLARASRAVWLFCRRKPLGAFGGLLVFLMIFTAIFAEWIAPYPYDEIIRRARMKPPSAEFWMGTDNLGRDVFSRVVYGARVSVTVGFGAVLIANFLAGLIGITSGYFGGKYDICVQRVVDAWQSFPQLVVILSVMAVLGPGLVNVIITLGILGSAGASRVIRGATISIIENQYIEAARALGAGHLRIMLRYVLPNVTATLIIIATIGLGGFILVEAALSFLGFGVPPPYPSWGAMLSGSGRSFFYTAPWMAVWPGAAISLAVFGFNMLGDALRDMLDPRLRGVGGRVR, from the coding sequence ATGGCCAACCACGCCGAGGCGCTTCCGGCACCGGTGGTCCTCCGGCAGCCCGGGCGGCTCGCTCGCGCCAGCCGCGCGGTCTGGCTGTTCTGCCGGCGGAAGCCCCTCGGGGCGTTCGGCGGCTTGCTCGTGTTCCTGATGATCTTCACGGCGATCTTCGCCGAGTGGATCGCTCCCTACCCGTACGACGAGATCATCCGCCGGGCCCGGATGAAGCCGCCCAGCGCCGAGTTCTGGATGGGCACGGACAACCTGGGCCGCGACGTCTTCAGCCGCGTCGTGTACGGGGCGCGCGTGTCGGTCACGGTGGGCTTCGGCGCGGTGCTGATCGCCAACTTCCTGGCCGGCCTCATCGGGATCACGAGCGGCTACTTCGGGGGCAAGTACGACATCTGCGTGCAGCGCGTGGTGGACGCCTGGCAGTCCTTCCCCCAGCTCGTCGTCATCCTGTCCGTCATGGCCGTGCTGGGCCCGGGCCTCGTCAACGTGATCATCACGCTGGGGATCCTCGGCTCGGCCGGCGCCTCGCGAGTGATCCGCGGGGCCACCATCTCAATCATCGAGAACCAGTACATCGAGGCGGCCCGGGCGCTGGGCGCGGGGCACCTGCGGATCATGCTGCGCTACGTCCTGCCCAACGTGACCGCCACCCTCATTATCATCGCCACCATCGGCCTCGGCGGCTTCATCCTCGTCGAGGCGGCGCTGTCCTTCCTCGGGTTCGGCGTGCCGCCGCCCTACCCAAGCTGGGGCGCCATGCTCTCCGGCTCGGGCCGCTCCTTCTTCTACACCGCCCCCTGGATGGCGGTCTGGCCCGGCGCCGCAATCTCTCTGGCCGTCTTCGGCTTCAACATGCTCGGCGACGCGCTGCGGGACATGCTGGACCCGCGGCTCCGGGGCGTCGGGGGCCGCGTACGCTAG